From Plasmodium brasilianum strain Bolivian I chromosome 5, whole genome shotgun sequence, the proteins below share one genomic window:
- a CDS encoding protein SOC1, translating into MDSGIFWKFPCEEGAFDMSKYVEANDLESILNYEGVIQEIKAENYELLNFLGREENLKKMLSYIIEESDEKNNYDKSYKFPYKCHQIISLENKLISDAIVYNNNLMKYFWNFILNKNQLNEVLAGYFSRCAIAIYNKNTKEIVNFLKKKKDLYLKGFLYHFYSRNITELFKVLLFVKIPYLCIFDNKDIIFLILSNLNGNFSDNIYITSDREDNITCLIRDIFVRKSEIYYFNYFLIDLSSQLSFSYLIKCVFSECPYTISAAITIISDLLHYTVLAKSYSNIDFYECMEIYNKEEEMKKNELRDVMDSDQCKTDKAIQNNNKKKKKKKKKRKSNKMIEEEENTYTSKAYISCIQNNINDGISSTKNSDSSTPNDAFIRKVAPHDNRFEKEKREIIEKSELEKEDNINNKEKHLAHVSKKIKEEKSSRGVAMGLALGPETGQMGHADQVGQAEQVGYIAYVGLNEGSSPDNINEEDGSNTSEKMNEPKEEIKKNAGLGNQPIDIEKGSSDGCAAYDDQNEGETNNNKKGEKDDFYRTVNNICMNCGASNNVHSSACTCTAGCTAGHTSICNLDNPIERKEKNTAFDPHKDDDPNDVNNNYHDGSCSSALLNNNRSITEEGNKHSEHESWAIFNNCANQNNNRGINFKETKNEKSSEMDNCFSCESELSSSDYSDDENLEHLTKIRFEDVLNRMRKIASNKVYVNQEGMPNVERCKGGDEKSDEWSSERSGEWRGEFSREFNGERNERFRRGERNGINETVERGGRGGIVKERMNSEDIFGIESNGCASSMMLNEQMKEDTFHIFQKEEGDVNIPLSKWVECLENCSFIDICFYNYIKDIMKLYVKNINKNKDKNVLGFTTLEIIQLIKTLIKTKSKNILTEIIDEEGVEILKIKKKKKFESIIDCGYKAHLLHICQILSNKSLEIKWLSNFLVTVSGWNDIIIDELNHYSLYFNDVNYNDEKKEEVLDRNDIITNDMCCTNGNDNFTLVNTNVATNNNITAEEEERGIQFSIENSGENRGGNNRDNNRENNRDNNRENNRDSNMEHSRDINMEHSRDINMEHNRDINMEHNRDNNFGSYSNVIDILFDENKNEYNKYLNDCYKNTSDYSLPSNSSLNRDSNGTTNCNGISGTNNGSNGNTNCSINSDSGNNTNRENAHNIMDNYNKEVEAQFDGNNFDISNYQNNYDDNFHKYDDFYDNNIQNKIINFPNDSNNYAFDDHMNEEEDSHFDDMQNGNNY; encoded by the exons ATGGATAGCGGTATATTTTGGAAATTTCCATGTGAAGAAGGTGCATTTGATATGAGCAAATATGTAGAGGCTAACGACCTAGAgagtatattaaattatgaaGGTGTGATACAAGAAATAAAAGCAGAAAACTACGAgttgttaaattttttaggaagagaagaaaatttaaaaaagatgtTAAGCTATATTATTGAAGAGTCCgatgagaaaaataattatgacaAGTCATATAAATTTCCTTATAAATGTCATCAGATAATAAgtttagaaaataaattaattagtgACGCAatagtatataataataatttgatgaaatatttttggaattttattttaaataaaaatcaatTGAATGAAGTACTGGCAGGTTATTTTAGTAGATGTGCTATTgccatatataataagaatacaaaagaaattgtaaattttttaaaaaagaaaaaagatttatatttaaaagggtttttatatcatttttattcaaGAAATATTACAGAATTATTtaaagttttattatttgttaaaataccttatttatgtatatttgataataaggatattatttttttaattttaagtaaTCTCAATGGAAATTTTTCGgacaatatttatattacatcTGATAGAGAAGATAATATTACTTGTTTAATTAGAGATATATTTGTAAGAAAAtcagaaatatattatttcaattaTTTCCTTATTGATTTATCATCTCAATTGTCTTTCTCTTATCTTATTAAATGCGTTTTTTCAGAATGCCCATATACCATATCTGctgctattactattatttcgGATCTGTTACACTATACTGTGTTGGCTAAGTCCTATAGTAATATAGACTTTTACGAGTGTATGGAAATATACAATAAGGAAGAagagatgaaaaaaaacgAGTTAAGAGATGTTATGGATTCAGATCAGTGTAAAACAGACAAAgctatacaaaataataataaaaaaaaaaaaaaaaaaaaaaaaaaaaggaaatcaaataaaatgatagaagaagaagaaaatacatatacatcaaaagcatatattagttgcattcaaaataatatcaaTGATGGAATTTCAAGTACGAAAAACAGCGATTCTTCAACACCCAACGACGCTTTTATTAGGAAAGTTGCACCCCACGATAATAGATTTGAAAAGgagaaaagagaaataatagaaaaaagcgaattagaaaaagaggacaatattaataataaagaaaaacatttaGCTCATGttagcaaaaaaattaaggagGAAAAAAGCTCTCGAGGTGTAGCAATGGGTTTAGCTCTTGGTCCAGAGACAGGCCAAATGGGCCACGCTGACCAAGTTGGACAAGCTGAGCAGGTAGGTTACATTGCCTATGTTGGACTTAACGAAGGGAGTAGTCCAGATAACATTAATGAGGAGGACGGATCGAACACTTCGGAAAAGATGAACGAACCAAAggaggaaataaaaaaaaatgcaggTCTAGGGAACCAGCCAATAGACATTGAAAAGGGGAGTAGCGATGGTTGTGCTGCATATGATGATCAAAATGAAGGGGAAACAaacaataacaaaaaaggagaaaaagatGATTTTTATCGCactgttaataatatatgtatgaattgTGGTGCTTCCAACAATGTACATAGTTCTGCATGCACCTGTACCGCTGGATGCACCGCTGGCCATACCTCTATTTGTAACCTTGACAATCCCATTgaaagaaaagagaaaaatactGCATTTGACCCCCATAAAGATGATGACCCTAATGACGTTAATAATAACTATCATGATGGTAGTTGTAGTAGTGcgcttttaaataataatagaagtaTTACCGAAGAGGGGAACAAACACAGTGAGCATGAAAGCTGGGCCATTTTTAACAACTGTGCTAATCAGAATAACAATAGaggaataaattttaaagaaacaaaaaatgaaaagagtaGTGAAATGGATAACTGCTTTTCGTGCGAATCGGAACTATCCTCTTCGGATTATTCTGATGACGAAAATTTGGAGCATTTGACAAAAATAAGATTTGAAGATGTACTAAATAGGATGAGAAAAATTGCTAGCAATAAGGTTTATGTTAATCAGGAGGGGATGCCTAATGTGGAAAGATGCAAAGGGGGTGACGAGAAAAGCGATGAGTGGAGTAGCGAACGGAGCGGCGAATGGAGAGGAGAATTTAGCAGAGAATTTAATGGCGAACGAAATGAACGATTCAGAAGGGGTGAGAGAAACGGGATAAATGAAACAGTGGAGAGAGGAGGAAGAGGAGGTATCGTAAAAGAACGAATGAACAGTGAGGATATATTTGGTATTGAATCAAACGGATGTGCAAGCAGTATGATGTtgaatgaacaaatgaaagaagacacatttcatatatttcaaaaagaaGAAGGAGATGTGAACATTCCTCTTAGCAAATGGGTAGAGTGTTTAGAAAATTGTAGttttatagatatatgtttttataattatataaaagatataatgAAGTTATAtgtaaagaatataaataaaaataaggataAGAATGTTCTTGGATTTACTACCTTAGAAATTATAcaattaattaaaacattaatTAAGACTAagtcaaaaaatatattaacagaaATAATTGACGAAg AAGGTGtcgaaatattaaaaataaaaaaaaaaaaaaaatttgaaagtATAATTGATTGTGGATATAAAGCGCATCTGTTACATATATGCCAAATATTAAGTAATAAATCTTTAGAAATTAAATGGTTATCAAACTTTTTAGTAACCGTCTCAGGTTGGAATGACATAATAATAGATGAACTGAATCATTATTCCTTATATTTCAATGATGTTAATTACAacgatgaaaaaaaagaagaagtaCTTGATCGAAACGACATAATAACCAACGATATGTGTTGTACCAATGGTAACGATAATTTTACTCTTGTCAATACAAACGTGGCGACTAATAATAACATCACTGCTGAAGAGGAAGAGAGGGGTATCCAATTTAGCATCGAAAATAGTGGAGAAAATAGGGGGGGGAATAATAGAGATAATAATAGGGAAAATAACAGAGATAATAATAGGGAAAATAATAGAGATAGTAACATGGAACATAGTAGAGATATTAACATGGAACATAGTAGAGATATTAACATGGAACATAATAGAGATATTAACATGGAACATAACAGGGATAATAATTTTGGTAGCTACTCAAATgttatagatatattatttgatgaaaataaaaatgaatacaataaatatttaaatgattgTTATAAAAACACCTCGGATTACTCCTTGCCCTCAAACTCCTCTTTAAATAGAGACAGTAATGGTACTACCAACTGTAACGGCATTAGTGGCACAAACAATGGTAGTAATGGTAATACCAACTGTAGTATCAATAGCGATAGTGGTAATAATACCAACAGGGAGAATGCGCACAATATAATGGATAATTATAACAAGGAAGTGGAAGCACAATTTGACGGTAATAATTTTGATATAAGCAACTACCAAAATAACTACGATGATAATTTCCATAAATATGATGActtttatgataataatattcaaaacaaaataattaattttccaAACGACTCTAATAATTATGCATTTGACGATCATATgaatgaagaagaagataGTCATTTCGATGATATGCAAAACGGGAATAACTACTAG